A stretch of DNA from Nonlabens ponticola:
AGTCGCGTTCAAAAAAAGAATAAATTTGTGGATACAAAAAATTTTTAATGGTTAAAGAAAATGTTTCTACCGATGCACTCATTACGCAGATCATTGCTGGTATTGAAGATGTCAAGGGAAATGAAATTACCATCCTCGACCTAAGAGATATTGATAACACGGTTACTAGTTACTTCATTATTTGTAGCGGTACCTCAAACACTCAGGTCAACGCGATTGTCAACTCTGTACAACGCAAGGTAAGCAAGGAATTACAGGAAAACGCCTGGCACGTTGAAGGTGCACAGCAGGCAGAATGGGTCCTTATGGATTATGTGGATGTGGTCGTTCACGTTTTTCAAAAACAGACCCGAGAATATTATGACCTAGAAGGATTATGGGGCGACGCCAAGGTATCGACTATTGAATCCACTTATTAATACAGCACAACAGCATGTCTCAAGATAAAAAAAACACCACCAAAAAGGCTCCTAAAAAATCTGGATCACCTATGAACCAGAAGCCAAAATTTAGCATCTGGTGGATTGCGGTACCAATTTTATTGGTCTTTCTAGGCTACAATTTTGTAACCAGTCAACTTACCGCACCCAAAACGACAACGCCTAATGAATTCTTTGAGTATCTAGAAGATGGTGAAGTAAGCAAGGTAGTGGTAGTCAAGAATCGCAGTATTGCGAGAGTATTCTTGACCGAAGAAGCCATAAAACTTCAAAAGCATAGCAAGTCACAAAAAGATGGTGTGCTAGGTAATTCAGAAGTACCACAGTATAGTGTTGAATACGGTGACCTGGAACTATTTGAAAAGCGTATTAATGAGATCATTCAAGAACGTAATCTAGAAACCACGCTCAAATTTGATGCAGAAGATGATGGGTTATGGAATCTACTATTAAGCATTCTACCATTTGTTCTCATTATCGGAATATGGATATTCCTCATGCGCAGAATGTCTGGCGGCGGCGCTGGCGGCGCAGGTGGACAAATTTTTAATATTGGTAAGTCTAAGGCTAAGCTTTTTGACCAGAAAACAGATATTAAGACGACATTTAAGGATGTTGCAGGTCTAGAAGGAGCTAAGGAAGAAGTTCAAGAGATCGTGGACTTCCTAAAAAATCCAGAAAAATATACAAGTCTAGGTGGTAAAATACCGAAAGGTGCATTACTTATTGGGTCGCCTGGAACTGGTAAAACTTTATTGGCTAAAGCGGTTGCCGGTGAGGCAAAGGTTCCTTTCTTTTCTTTGAGTGGTTCTGACTTTGTAGAGATGTTTGTGGGTGTAGGTGCGAGCCGTGTAAGAGATTTGTTTAAACAGGCAAAAGAGAAAAGCCCAGCGATCATCTTTATTGATGAGATCGATGCTATAGGGCGAGCGCGTGGAAAAAGTAATTTCTCCGGTTCTAACGACGAGCGTGAGAATACCTTGAATCAATTATTGACTGAGATGGATGGTTTTGGGACTAATACCAATGTAATCGTATTAGCCGCTACCAACCGTGCTGATATTCTTGACAAGGCACTGATGCGTGCTGGTCGATTTGATCGACAGATCTATGTCGATCTTCCAGATGTAAGAGAACGTGAAGAAATTTTTGAAGTACACTTACGCCCAATCAAGAAAGTAGATGACGGACTTAATACCGAATTTCTAGCAAAGCAAACTCCAGGTTTCTCTGGTGCTGATATTGCAAATGTTTGTAATGAGGCAGCACTGATAGCCGCCAGAAAAGGTAAAAAAGCAGTAGATCGCCAGGATTTTCTTGATGCAGTAGATCGCATTGTTGGCGGACTAGAAAAGAAGAATAAACTTATCACACCATCAGAGAAGAAAACTATTGCTTATCACGAGGCTGGTCACGCCACGGTAAGCTGGATGACAGAACATGCAGCGCCCTTAATTAAAGTTACAATTGTGCCACGTGGACAATCTTTAGGTGCAGCATGGTACTTACCAGAAGAACGTCAAATAGTACGTCCAGAGCAAATGCTCGATGAGATGTGTGCTACCATGGGCGGTCGTGCAGCAGAGAAAGTGATTTTTGATAACATATCGACAGGAGCTTTGAGTGATCTTGAAAAAGTCACAAAACAAGCTAAAGCAATGGTAACGATCTATGGTCTTAACGAGAAAGTAGGTAACATCACCTACTATGATTCTAGTGGACAGCAGGAATACAGCATGACCAAGCCTTACAGTGAGTCAACTGCAGAGATTATTGATCAAGAAATTTCAAAAATCATTGAGGAGCAATATCAACGAGCGATCAAGATCCTATCTGATAACAAGGATAAGTTGACTGAGTTAGCTGAGTTGCTTCTTGATAAAGAAGTAATTTTTAAAGATGACCTTGAAAAGATTTTTGGCAAACGTGCCTTTGTTAAAGAAGAGCCTATCGCACTTAAATCATCAAGTAGATCTATGTTGAATGGTTCGACTACTAGCAAAGAGGAAGAAGAATAAAGCTTGTTTGTCATCATGTAAATAAGTACCTATATTTACATTGACCCCTTAAATGATTGCCTTAGGCGATGAGCATATTCAAGAAACTGTTTAATAAATCTACTGATTCTGAATCTCAAAGCGGAAAGGCTAAAGGTCGTTCCAAATACATGCCTGAGGAAAAGTTGCCGCTAGACGAGCAGTTTATCCACAACTTTACCCAGCAAGGTGGTAGATTCTTATATGCGGTTGATGAGAATCAATTGCAGGATCATTTTGAGGATATCCTAGTAGAACATGACTTCTTTGAGACTGACGTTTTTTGTTATGACGATCAATTGAAAGATC
This window harbors:
- the ftsH gene encoding ATP-dependent zinc metalloprotease FtsH, which translates into the protein MSQDKKNTTKKAPKKSGSPMNQKPKFSIWWIAVPILLVFLGYNFVTSQLTAPKTTTPNEFFEYLEDGEVSKVVVVKNRSIARVFLTEEAIKLQKHSKSQKDGVLGNSEVPQYSVEYGDLELFEKRINEIIQERNLETTLKFDAEDDGLWNLLLSILPFVLIIGIWIFLMRRMSGGGAGGAGGQIFNIGKSKAKLFDQKTDIKTTFKDVAGLEGAKEEVQEIVDFLKNPEKYTSLGGKIPKGALLIGSPGTGKTLLAKAVAGEAKVPFFSLSGSDFVEMFVGVGASRVRDLFKQAKEKSPAIIFIDEIDAIGRARGKSNFSGSNDERENTLNQLLTEMDGFGTNTNVIVLAATNRADILDKALMRAGRFDRQIYVDLPDVREREEIFEVHLRPIKKVDDGLNTEFLAKQTPGFSGADIANVCNEAALIAARKGKKAVDRQDFLDAVDRIVGGLEKKNKLITPSEKKTIAYHEAGHATVSWMTEHAAPLIKVTIVPRGQSLGAAWYLPEERQIVRPEQMLDEMCATMGGRAAEKVIFDNISTGALSDLEKVTKQAKAMVTIYGLNEKVGNITYYDSSGQQEYSMTKPYSESTAEIIDQEISKIIEEQYQRAIKILSDNKDKLTELAELLLDKEVIFKDDLEKIFGKRAFVKEEPIALKSSSRSMLNGSTTSKEEEE
- the rsfS gene encoding ribosome silencing factor, whose translation is MVKENVSTDALITQIIAGIEDVKGNEITILDLRDIDNTVTSYFIICSGTSNTQVNAIVNSVQRKVSKELQENAWHVEGAQQAEWVLMDYVDVVVHVFQKQTREYYDLEGLWGDAKVSTIESTY